One Rhipicephalus sanguineus isolate Rsan-2018 unplaced genomic scaffold, BIME_Rsan_1.4 Seq4110, whole genome shotgun sequence genomic region harbors:
- the LOC119377228 gene encoding uncharacterized protein LOC119377228: MAGLLQPPTAANGNAGGVCAAGGLSAPSSPSLGNRLTVPGCQGPRDRKYSLPLQLQRRPSLSGYAAAVESAREDARRRKFSQVGQVVSHRLSTTIGWKVYTVTTQEVADQAKSLCGRYLRAKLKQCGAVHKKLGLQRLRSVSNLSVGYPTSDVAQRLRLVCSELESSHPDLYQ, encoded by the coding sequence ATGGCCGGCTTGTTGCAGCCTCCTACTGCCGCCAACGGCAACGCCGGGGGAGTGTGCGCCGCCGGTGGCCTATCAGCTCCCAGCAGCCCATCTCTGGGAAACCGACTCACCGTTCCAGGGTGCCAGGGTCCACGAGACCGCAAGTACAGCCTACCCCTTCAGCTTCAACGGCGACCGTCGCTGTCCGGATACGCGGCCGCGGTTGAGTCGGCTCGCGAGGATGCCCGCCGGCGCAAGTTCAGCCAGGTCGGCCAGGTGGTGTCTCACCGACTGTCCACCACCATCGGCTGGAAGGTGTACACGGTGACCACCCAGGAGGTGGCCGATCAGGCCAAGAGCCTGTGCGGCCGCTACCTGCGCGCCAAGCTCAAGCAGTGCGGTGCCGTGCACAAGAAGCTCGGCCTTCAGCGGCTGCGCAGCGTGAGCAACCTGAGCgtcggctacccgacgtcggacGTGGCTCAGAGGCTGCGACTCGTGTGCTCCGAGCTCGAGAGCTCGCACCCCGACCTTTACCAG